One window from the genome of Myripristis murdjan chromosome 6, fMyrMur1.1, whole genome shotgun sequence encodes:
- the mtss1la gene encoding MTSS I-BAR domain containing 2a isoform X4, with the protein MESVEKECGALGGLFQAIVNDMKSSYPVWEDFSAKATKLHSQLRTTILAAVAFLDAFQKVADMATNSRGATRDIGSALTRMCMRHRSIETKLRHFTNALMEGLVTPLQDRIEEWKKTANQLDKDHAKEYKRSRQEIKRKSSDTMKLQKKARKGRGNLRPQLDSAMQDVSDLYLLMEETERQAVRRALLEERGRYCTFINLLSPVVNGEIAMLGEVTHLQAIVDDLTVLTEDPHKLPPASEQVIRDLKGSDYSWSYQTPPSSPSSTGSRKSSMCSLLQMPSAGAHRLSSVSSHDSGFISQDANTHSKPPSPMPSDITSQKSTSSASSEASETCQSVSECSSPTADWAKSSSYEPSLATTLQRRRESLDRMREQEAPPSPQGYSGMHPDDPHRSRIAPGAIAAKHGEPLSPAASTLAMVLTRGLSMEQQKSSRDSLQYSSGYSTQTNTPSCSEDTIPSQGSDYECYSLNGDADSEGQADFDKSSTIPRHSNIAQNYRRMIQTKRPASTAGLPAGKTPQGTTNGAGGGGSGAIASGTATIRRTPSSKTGVRRTPSTSGPIPIRPPIVPVKTPTVPDSPGYSPAQQCSGSEEFLYGDDMTTGDYMRASPKRLSLPDTAWGSDRTVYAEQPPGMAAHAPEEDPLLAANRHSLVEKIGELAASAHALGEGQFPFPSSLPGDQVQSGRSVPLEPPSAALGDVDVLVSIRRGVRLRKAVTDDRSAPRILR; encoded by the exons GTGCCACCAGGGACATTGGCTCAGCTCTGACGAGGATGTGCATGCGACACCGCAGCATTGAGACAAAATTACGCCATTTCACCAA CGCTCTTATGGAAGGACTCGTTACGCCGCTGCAGGACAGGATAGAGGAATGGAAGAAGACAGCTAATCAGCTCGACAAAGACCATGCCAAAG AATACAAGCGGTCTCGTCAGGAAATCAAACGGAAGTCGTCGGACACCATGAAACTGCAGAAAAAAGCCAGAAaag GTCGGGGTAACCTGCGCCCCCAGCTGGACAGTGCCATGCAGGACGTGAGTGACTTGTACCTGCTGATGGAGGAGACCGAGAGGCAGGCGGTGCGCAGAGCCCTCCTGGAAGAGAGGGGGCGCTACTGCACATTCATCAACCTACTGTCGCCTGTGGTG aatGGGGAGATTGCCATGCTGGGAGAGGTAACACACTTGCAGGCCATCGTTGATGACCTCACTGTGCTGACTGAAGACCCGCACAAGCTGCCTCCAGCCAGCGAGCAG GTGATCCGGGACCTGAAGGGCTCCGACTACAGCTGGTCCTACCAGACGCCGCCCTCCTCCCCCAGCAGTACTGGATCCAGGAAGAGCAGCATGTGCAG TCTTCTCCAGATGCCCTCTGCCGGCGCCCATCGTCTCAGCAGCGTCTCCTCGCATGACTCAGGCTTCATCTCCCAGGATGCCAACACACACTCCAAGCCCCCCTCACCCATGCCATCTGACATCACCAGCCAG AAATCAACAAGCTCAGCCTCCTCTGAGGCATCAGAAACCTGCCAGTCTGTCAGCGAGTGCAGCTCTCCCACAGCG GACTGGGCCAAATCGAGTTCCTATGAGCCGTCATTGGCCACCACTCTGCAGCGTAGACGGGAATCTCTTGACAGGATGAGAGAACAGGAGGCTCCACCCAGCCCACAGGGGTATTCTGGGATGCATCCGGATGATCCACATCGGTCCAGGATTGCCCCGGGAGCCATTGCAGCCAAA catGGTGAGCCCCTCTCTCCTGCAGCCAGCACACTGGCCATGGTTTTGACCCGCGGTCTGAGTATGGAGCAGCAGAAGAGCAGCAGAGATTCACTGCAGTACTCCAGTGGCTACAGCACCCAGACCAACACCCCATCCTGCTCCGAGGACACCATCCCCTCACAAG GTTCTGATTATGAGTGCTACTCTCTCAACGGAGACGCTGACAGCGAAGGGCAGGCAGACTTCGACAAGTCCTCCACGATCCCACGCCACAGCAACATCGCCCAGAACTACCGCCGCATGATCCAAACCAAGAGGCCTGCTAGCACCGCAGGCCTGCCTGCTGGTAAGACTCCTCAGGGAACTACAAATGGCGCAGGGGGAGGAGGCTCAGGAGCCATTGCCTCTGGGACTGCGACCATTCGCCGGACACCATCCTCCAAAACGGGGGTGAGACGCACCCCATCTACATCTGGCCCCATCCCCATCCGCCCCCCCATTGTTCCAGTTAAGACCCCCACAGTCCCAGATTCTCCGGGGTACAGCCCGGCCCAGCAGTGCTCAGGCAGTGAGGAGTTTCTGTACGGCGACGACATGACAACTGGTGACTACATGAGGGCTTCTCCCAAGCGGCTGAGCCTGCCTGACACGGCTTGGGGCTCCGACAGGACCGTTTATGCTGAGCAGCCCCCTGGCATGGCTGCCCACGCTCCTGAGGAAGACCCTCTGCTCGCTGCCAACCGCCATAGCCTGGTGGAGAAGATAGGGGAGCTGGCAGCCAGTGCCCATGCTCTGGGTGAGGGTCAGTTCCCCTTCCCCAGTTCACTGCCCGGTGATCAAGTTCAGTCCGGCCGCTCTGTGCCCCTGGAGCCGCCCTCTGCAGCCCTGGGAGACGTGGATGTGCTGGTGTCTATACGCCGTGGGGTGAGGCTCCGCAAGGCAGTGACTGACGACAGGTCGGCGCCCAGGATCCTGCGGTAG
- the mtss1la gene encoding MTSS I-BAR domain containing 2a isoform X3 yields the protein MESVEKECGALGGLFQAIVNDMKSSYPVWEDFSAKATKLHSQLRTTILAAVAFLDAFQKVADMATNSRGATRDIGSALTRMCMRHRSIETKLRHFTNALMEGLVTPLQDRIEEWKKTANQLDKDHAKEYKRSRQEIKRKSSDTMKLQKKARKELLGRGNLRPQLDSAMQDVSDLYLLMEETERQAVRRALLEERGRYCTFINLLSPVVNGEIAMLGEVTHLQAIVDDLTVLTEDPHKLPPASEQVIRDLKGSDYSWSYQTPPSSPSSTGSRKSSMCSLLQMPSAGAHRLSSVSSHDSGFISQDANTHSKPPSPMPSDITSQKSTSSASSEASETCQSVSECSSPTADWAKSSSYEPSLATTLQRRRESLDRMREQEAPPSPQGYSGMHPDDPHRSRIAPGAIAAKHGEPLSPAASTLAMVLTRGLSMEQQKSSRDSLQYSSGYSTQTNTPSCSEDTIPSQGSDYECYSLNGDADSEGQADFDKSSTIPRHSNIAQNYRRMIQTKRPASTAGLPAGKTPQGTTNGAGGGGSGAIASGTATIRRTPSSKTGVRRTPSTSGPIPIRPPIVPVKTPTVPDSPGYSPAQQCSGSEEFLYGDDMTTGDYMRASPKRLSLPDTAWGSDRTVYAEQPPGMAAHAPEEDPLLAANRHSLVEKIGELAASAHALGEGQFPFPSSLPGDQVQSGRSVPLEPPSAALGDVDVLVSIRRGVRLRKAVTDDRSAPRILR from the exons GTGCCACCAGGGACATTGGCTCAGCTCTGACGAGGATGTGCATGCGACACCGCAGCATTGAGACAAAATTACGCCATTTCACCAA CGCTCTTATGGAAGGACTCGTTACGCCGCTGCAGGACAGGATAGAGGAATGGAAGAAGACAGCTAATCAGCTCGACAAAGACCATGCCAAAG AATACAAGCGGTCTCGTCAGGAAATCAAACGGAAGTCGTCGGACACCATGAAACTGCAGAAAAAAGCCAGAAaag AGCTCCTAG GTCGGGGTAACCTGCGCCCCCAGCTGGACAGTGCCATGCAGGACGTGAGTGACTTGTACCTGCTGATGGAGGAGACCGAGAGGCAGGCGGTGCGCAGAGCCCTCCTGGAAGAGAGGGGGCGCTACTGCACATTCATCAACCTACTGTCGCCTGTGGTG aatGGGGAGATTGCCATGCTGGGAGAGGTAACACACTTGCAGGCCATCGTTGATGACCTCACTGTGCTGACTGAAGACCCGCACAAGCTGCCTCCAGCCAGCGAGCAG GTGATCCGGGACCTGAAGGGCTCCGACTACAGCTGGTCCTACCAGACGCCGCCCTCCTCCCCCAGCAGTACTGGATCCAGGAAGAGCAGCATGTGCAG TCTTCTCCAGATGCCCTCTGCCGGCGCCCATCGTCTCAGCAGCGTCTCCTCGCATGACTCAGGCTTCATCTCCCAGGATGCCAACACACACTCCAAGCCCCCCTCACCCATGCCATCTGACATCACCAGCCAG AAATCAACAAGCTCAGCCTCCTCTGAGGCATCAGAAACCTGCCAGTCTGTCAGCGAGTGCAGCTCTCCCACAGCG GACTGGGCCAAATCGAGTTCCTATGAGCCGTCATTGGCCACCACTCTGCAGCGTAGACGGGAATCTCTTGACAGGATGAGAGAACAGGAGGCTCCACCCAGCCCACAGGGGTATTCTGGGATGCATCCGGATGATCCACATCGGTCCAGGATTGCCCCGGGAGCCATTGCAGCCAAA catGGTGAGCCCCTCTCTCCTGCAGCCAGCACACTGGCCATGGTTTTGACCCGCGGTCTGAGTATGGAGCAGCAGAAGAGCAGCAGAGATTCACTGCAGTACTCCAGTGGCTACAGCACCCAGACCAACACCCCATCCTGCTCCGAGGACACCATCCCCTCACAAG GTTCTGATTATGAGTGCTACTCTCTCAACGGAGACGCTGACAGCGAAGGGCAGGCAGACTTCGACAAGTCCTCCACGATCCCACGCCACAGCAACATCGCCCAGAACTACCGCCGCATGATCCAAACCAAGAGGCCTGCTAGCACCGCAGGCCTGCCTGCTGGTAAGACTCCTCAGGGAACTACAAATGGCGCAGGGGGAGGAGGCTCAGGAGCCATTGCCTCTGGGACTGCGACCATTCGCCGGACACCATCCTCCAAAACGGGGGTGAGACGCACCCCATCTACATCTGGCCCCATCCCCATCCGCCCCCCCATTGTTCCAGTTAAGACCCCCACAGTCCCAGATTCTCCGGGGTACAGCCCGGCCCAGCAGTGCTCAGGCAGTGAGGAGTTTCTGTACGGCGACGACATGACAACTGGTGACTACATGAGGGCTTCTCCCAAGCGGCTGAGCCTGCCTGACACGGCTTGGGGCTCCGACAGGACCGTTTATGCTGAGCAGCCCCCTGGCATGGCTGCCCACGCTCCTGAGGAAGACCCTCTGCTCGCTGCCAACCGCCATAGCCTGGTGGAGAAGATAGGGGAGCTGGCAGCCAGTGCCCATGCTCTGGGTGAGGGTCAGTTCCCCTTCCCCAGTTCACTGCCCGGTGATCAAGTTCAGTCCGGCCGCTCTGTGCCCCTGGAGCCGCCCTCTGCAGCCCTGGGAGACGTGGATGTGCTGGTGTCTATACGCCGTGGGGTGAGGCTCCGCAAGGCAGTGACTGACGACAGGTCGGCGCCCAGGATCCTGCGGTAG
- the mtss1la gene encoding MTSS I-BAR domain containing 2a isoform X2: MESVEKECGALGGLFQAIVNDMKSSYPVWEDFSAKATKLHSQLRTTILAAVAFLDAFQKVADMATNSRGATRDIGSALTRMCMRHRSIETKLRHFTNALMEGLVTPLQDRIEEWKKTANQLDKDHAKEYKRSRQEIKRKSSDTMKLQKKARKGRGNLRPQLDSAMQDVSDLYLLMEETERQAVRRALLEERGRYCTFINLLSPVVNGEIAMLGEVTHLQAIVDDLTVLTEDPHKLPPASEQVIRDLKGSDYSWSYQTPPSSPSSTGSRKSSMCSLLQMPSAGAHRLSSVSSHDSGFISQDANTHSKPPSPMPSDITSQKSTSSASSEASETCQSVSECSSPTAFGSCSSFGTFRPAFSHTGTIRPLSVILPASPTFNHSPGSNTPSPTSKVPSWKDWAKSSSYEPSLATTLQRRRESLDRMREQEAPPSPQGYSGMHPDDPHRSRIAPGAIAAKHGEPLSPAASTLAMVLTRGLSMEQQKSSRDSLQYSSGYSTQTNTPSCSEDTIPSQGSDYECYSLNGDADSEGQADFDKSSTIPRHSNIAQNYRRMIQTKRPASTAGLPAGKTPQGTTNGAGGGGSGAIASGTATIRRTPSSKTGVRRTPSTSGPIPIRPPIVPVKTPTVPDSPGYSPAQQCSGSEEFLYGDDMTTGDYMRASPKRLSLPDTAWGSDRTVYAEQPPGMAAHAPEEDPLLAANRHSLVEKIGELAASAHALGEGQFPFPSSLPGDQVQSGRSVPLEPPSAALGDVDVLVSIRRGVRLRKAVTDDRSAPRILR, from the exons GTGCCACCAGGGACATTGGCTCAGCTCTGACGAGGATGTGCATGCGACACCGCAGCATTGAGACAAAATTACGCCATTTCACCAA CGCTCTTATGGAAGGACTCGTTACGCCGCTGCAGGACAGGATAGAGGAATGGAAGAAGACAGCTAATCAGCTCGACAAAGACCATGCCAAAG AATACAAGCGGTCTCGTCAGGAAATCAAACGGAAGTCGTCGGACACCATGAAACTGCAGAAAAAAGCCAGAAaag GTCGGGGTAACCTGCGCCCCCAGCTGGACAGTGCCATGCAGGACGTGAGTGACTTGTACCTGCTGATGGAGGAGACCGAGAGGCAGGCGGTGCGCAGAGCCCTCCTGGAAGAGAGGGGGCGCTACTGCACATTCATCAACCTACTGTCGCCTGTGGTG aatGGGGAGATTGCCATGCTGGGAGAGGTAACACACTTGCAGGCCATCGTTGATGACCTCACTGTGCTGACTGAAGACCCGCACAAGCTGCCTCCAGCCAGCGAGCAG GTGATCCGGGACCTGAAGGGCTCCGACTACAGCTGGTCCTACCAGACGCCGCCCTCCTCCCCCAGCAGTACTGGATCCAGGAAGAGCAGCATGTGCAG TCTTCTCCAGATGCCCTCTGCCGGCGCCCATCGTCTCAGCAGCGTCTCCTCGCATGACTCAGGCTTCATCTCCCAGGATGCCAACACACACTCCAAGCCCCCCTCACCCATGCCATCTGACATCACCAGCCAG AAATCAACAAGCTCAGCCTCCTCTGAGGCATCAGAAACCTGCCAGTCTGTCAGCGAGTGCAGCTCTCCCACAGCG TTTGGCTCATGCTCATCCTTCGGTACCTTCCGCCCTGCTTTCTCTCACACTGGCACCATCAGGCCTCTCTCTGTCATACTTCCTGCGTCCCCCACATTTAACCACTCCCCTGGATCCAACACCCCCTCACCCACATCAAAGGTTCCTAGCTGGaag GACTGGGCCAAATCGAGTTCCTATGAGCCGTCATTGGCCACCACTCTGCAGCGTAGACGGGAATCTCTTGACAGGATGAGAGAACAGGAGGCTCCACCCAGCCCACAGGGGTATTCTGGGATGCATCCGGATGATCCACATCGGTCCAGGATTGCCCCGGGAGCCATTGCAGCCAAA catGGTGAGCCCCTCTCTCCTGCAGCCAGCACACTGGCCATGGTTTTGACCCGCGGTCTGAGTATGGAGCAGCAGAAGAGCAGCAGAGATTCACTGCAGTACTCCAGTGGCTACAGCACCCAGACCAACACCCCATCCTGCTCCGAGGACACCATCCCCTCACAAG GTTCTGATTATGAGTGCTACTCTCTCAACGGAGACGCTGACAGCGAAGGGCAGGCAGACTTCGACAAGTCCTCCACGATCCCACGCCACAGCAACATCGCCCAGAACTACCGCCGCATGATCCAAACCAAGAGGCCTGCTAGCACCGCAGGCCTGCCTGCTGGTAAGACTCCTCAGGGAACTACAAATGGCGCAGGGGGAGGAGGCTCAGGAGCCATTGCCTCTGGGACTGCGACCATTCGCCGGACACCATCCTCCAAAACGGGGGTGAGACGCACCCCATCTACATCTGGCCCCATCCCCATCCGCCCCCCCATTGTTCCAGTTAAGACCCCCACAGTCCCAGATTCTCCGGGGTACAGCCCGGCCCAGCAGTGCTCAGGCAGTGAGGAGTTTCTGTACGGCGACGACATGACAACTGGTGACTACATGAGGGCTTCTCCCAAGCGGCTGAGCCTGCCTGACACGGCTTGGGGCTCCGACAGGACCGTTTATGCTGAGCAGCCCCCTGGCATGGCTGCCCACGCTCCTGAGGAAGACCCTCTGCTCGCTGCCAACCGCCATAGCCTGGTGGAGAAGATAGGGGAGCTGGCAGCCAGTGCCCATGCTCTGGGTGAGGGTCAGTTCCCCTTCCCCAGTTCACTGCCCGGTGATCAAGTTCAGTCCGGCCGCTCTGTGCCCCTGGAGCCGCCCTCTGCAGCCCTGGGAGACGTGGATGTGCTGGTGTCTATACGCCGTGGGGTGAGGCTCCGCAAGGCAGTGACTGACGACAGGTCGGCGCCCAGGATCCTGCGGTAG
- the mtss1la gene encoding MTSS I-BAR domain containing 2a isoform X1 codes for MESVEKECGALGGLFQAIVNDMKSSYPVWEDFSAKATKLHSQLRTTILAAVAFLDAFQKVADMATNSRGATRDIGSALTRMCMRHRSIETKLRHFTNALMEGLVTPLQDRIEEWKKTANQLDKDHAKEYKRSRQEIKRKSSDTMKLQKKARKELLGRGNLRPQLDSAMQDVSDLYLLMEETERQAVRRALLEERGRYCTFINLLSPVVNGEIAMLGEVTHLQAIVDDLTVLTEDPHKLPPASEQVIRDLKGSDYSWSYQTPPSSPSSTGSRKSSMCSLLQMPSAGAHRLSSVSSHDSGFISQDANTHSKPPSPMPSDITSQKSTSSASSEASETCQSVSECSSPTAFGSCSSFGTFRPAFSHTGTIRPLSVILPASPTFNHSPGSNTPSPTSKVPSWKDWAKSSSYEPSLATTLQRRRESLDRMREQEAPPSPQGYSGMHPDDPHRSRIAPGAIAAKHGEPLSPAASTLAMVLTRGLSMEQQKSSRDSLQYSSGYSTQTNTPSCSEDTIPSQGSDYECYSLNGDADSEGQADFDKSSTIPRHSNIAQNYRRMIQTKRPASTAGLPAGKTPQGTTNGAGGGGSGAIASGTATIRRTPSSKTGVRRTPSTSGPIPIRPPIVPVKTPTVPDSPGYSPAQQCSGSEEFLYGDDMTTGDYMRASPKRLSLPDTAWGSDRTVYAEQPPGMAAHAPEEDPLLAANRHSLVEKIGELAASAHALGEGQFPFPSSLPGDQVQSGRSVPLEPPSAALGDVDVLVSIRRGVRLRKAVTDDRSAPRILR; via the exons GTGCCACCAGGGACATTGGCTCAGCTCTGACGAGGATGTGCATGCGACACCGCAGCATTGAGACAAAATTACGCCATTTCACCAA CGCTCTTATGGAAGGACTCGTTACGCCGCTGCAGGACAGGATAGAGGAATGGAAGAAGACAGCTAATCAGCTCGACAAAGACCATGCCAAAG AATACAAGCGGTCTCGTCAGGAAATCAAACGGAAGTCGTCGGACACCATGAAACTGCAGAAAAAAGCCAGAAaag AGCTCCTAG GTCGGGGTAACCTGCGCCCCCAGCTGGACAGTGCCATGCAGGACGTGAGTGACTTGTACCTGCTGATGGAGGAGACCGAGAGGCAGGCGGTGCGCAGAGCCCTCCTGGAAGAGAGGGGGCGCTACTGCACATTCATCAACCTACTGTCGCCTGTGGTG aatGGGGAGATTGCCATGCTGGGAGAGGTAACACACTTGCAGGCCATCGTTGATGACCTCACTGTGCTGACTGAAGACCCGCACAAGCTGCCTCCAGCCAGCGAGCAG GTGATCCGGGACCTGAAGGGCTCCGACTACAGCTGGTCCTACCAGACGCCGCCCTCCTCCCCCAGCAGTACTGGATCCAGGAAGAGCAGCATGTGCAG TCTTCTCCAGATGCCCTCTGCCGGCGCCCATCGTCTCAGCAGCGTCTCCTCGCATGACTCAGGCTTCATCTCCCAGGATGCCAACACACACTCCAAGCCCCCCTCACCCATGCCATCTGACATCACCAGCCAG AAATCAACAAGCTCAGCCTCCTCTGAGGCATCAGAAACCTGCCAGTCTGTCAGCGAGTGCAGCTCTCCCACAGCG TTTGGCTCATGCTCATCCTTCGGTACCTTCCGCCCTGCTTTCTCTCACACTGGCACCATCAGGCCTCTCTCTGTCATACTTCCTGCGTCCCCCACATTTAACCACTCCCCTGGATCCAACACCCCCTCACCCACATCAAAGGTTCCTAGCTGGaag GACTGGGCCAAATCGAGTTCCTATGAGCCGTCATTGGCCACCACTCTGCAGCGTAGACGGGAATCTCTTGACAGGATGAGAGAACAGGAGGCTCCACCCAGCCCACAGGGGTATTCTGGGATGCATCCGGATGATCCACATCGGTCCAGGATTGCCCCGGGAGCCATTGCAGCCAAA catGGTGAGCCCCTCTCTCCTGCAGCCAGCACACTGGCCATGGTTTTGACCCGCGGTCTGAGTATGGAGCAGCAGAAGAGCAGCAGAGATTCACTGCAGTACTCCAGTGGCTACAGCACCCAGACCAACACCCCATCCTGCTCCGAGGACACCATCCCCTCACAAG GTTCTGATTATGAGTGCTACTCTCTCAACGGAGACGCTGACAGCGAAGGGCAGGCAGACTTCGACAAGTCCTCCACGATCCCACGCCACAGCAACATCGCCCAGAACTACCGCCGCATGATCCAAACCAAGAGGCCTGCTAGCACCGCAGGCCTGCCTGCTGGTAAGACTCCTCAGGGAACTACAAATGGCGCAGGGGGAGGAGGCTCAGGAGCCATTGCCTCTGGGACTGCGACCATTCGCCGGACACCATCCTCCAAAACGGGGGTGAGACGCACCCCATCTACATCTGGCCCCATCCCCATCCGCCCCCCCATTGTTCCAGTTAAGACCCCCACAGTCCCAGATTCTCCGGGGTACAGCCCGGCCCAGCAGTGCTCAGGCAGTGAGGAGTTTCTGTACGGCGACGACATGACAACTGGTGACTACATGAGGGCTTCTCCCAAGCGGCTGAGCCTGCCTGACACGGCTTGGGGCTCCGACAGGACCGTTTATGCTGAGCAGCCCCCTGGCATGGCTGCCCACGCTCCTGAGGAAGACCCTCTGCTCGCTGCCAACCGCCATAGCCTGGTGGAGAAGATAGGGGAGCTGGCAGCCAGTGCCCATGCTCTGGGTGAGGGTCAGTTCCCCTTCCCCAGTTCACTGCCCGGTGATCAAGTTCAGTCCGGCCGCTCTGTGCCCCTGGAGCCGCCCTCTGCAGCCCTGGGAGACGTGGATGTGCTGGTGTCTATACGCCGTGGGGTGAGGCTCCGCAAGGCAGTGACTGACGACAGGTCGGCGCCCAGGATCCTGCGGTAG